The Papaver somniferum cultivar HN1 chromosome 6, ASM357369v1, whole genome shotgun sequence genome segment GGCGCTAGAGGACATTCAGGACACTATGGAGAAGGTGGAGTCACTGGAGGAGCAGACCTAGCTTTCCAGTGGGCCAAAGAGATGCAGCACACAAACATTGTCATATCTGCTGAATCTATGGACATTCTAGATCGTTGCAAGTCCCTCTACAATGAAGCCGCTCAAGGAAGATTTCACCTAAATTATTATGAAAGAAGAAACAGTCATGAAGACAATGGTAGAAATAGGGACATCAATCCCATAACTTTTGTATTCCTAaatcttagtattatcaatcgtaGTCAGAATATGGAGACTTTTAAATTAACTCTTTTATGTAAGAACAAAGCTGGCAGGCTGAGTGGTTCATCCACAGCCATAGCCAACACAACTCCTTTGTCCTGTTCTTAGTGCCTTTTTAGGCCTAAGTTTttctatgaaaaaaaaaaaaagaaaaaagtttgaaTCCTTGCAACCCACTTGCTCTCAACTTCTTTTAAGTTAATTATCAAATATTTCTATAAAAATAGAAAAAGGCATTTCCAAGTTGAAAAATTGGAAGTAAAATGATATTACCTTGAGCAAAGCTAACGAATATGGGATTCAAATTTTTATTGTCCTATTTGAGGGGCATTGAGTAGCAAGAGCATGTGTCTACTCTTGCTCTtataaattttttcatttttgttggtGATCGACTTCCATGTCTATTTCCATTTTTTGTTGTGGTTGTATTTATTGGGTTAAGATACCTCCTTAAATATCTTATCTTCAATGAATTTTTCttttgaccgatcaaaaaaacaaaatacgGAGTCTCTTAAAAATCAATCCCTCAGATTTGTCTCTTACACTCCTTGGATGATAAGCACTAATATATCACAGGTGTTTATAAAATGGAAAATGGTACGACTTAAAATGGCCGACAATCGACATGAACAACATTTCCAAGTCTTGCACCCCTCAGGCCGCTCAAAAATAATCAGTTGACTGTATGACAACCTTACAAGAAAATCTCCATGCTGTAGTTATCTCTGTTTGTATATTACACAATACAGTTATGCTATTATAACATAGATGTCGACCCAAGGTATAAATAATGATCCCGATTCCGTGACTGGTATCAGCTTATTTATTTATGTCATCTCATCTCTAATTACATCAGAAAATTTAGCACTGCTTAATCCAATCCAAATTCTTATAGTATGTGTTTTATTTTACATTCCGACGTGCAgcaaggattttgaaaatgtcTTAAAAAAGGTCAGATACATGATCATAGTCATAATAGTACCACATACTGAATTTCATTACCTGAGTGGATCCGTATATTTACCACGGTAGTGAAGTGACGGTTTCATTAGTTTCTTCCCAAAACACGCTTTCATTAAATTAACAAAGTATATAAACTCGGCCAACTAACATGTTTAGTTAAAAGAAATAAAAGCATCAAACGGATAGGAAGTGGATAAGGCAAGCAAGAATATCAGAAATAATGGATATATATAAGATAGAATTAGGTTTACTCACTGGCTAGTCGCAAGTGATAAGACGGGCGGATGGGATGAAGGAAGCTGCACGATCCTAGGTAAAATCCACAGTACAATCTCACCAGCGGTAAATACATCAACGTGAGATCAAATCGTACATGTTTTTACCTTTCACGGATCAAAATAACTGTTAGTGTTATTTATTGCGGTCAGTCCCCCACAACTCTAGTTAGGTGTAAAGGCTATATTTGGAGTCTTGGACTGCTTTAAATTAGTAGGGTACCCCGTGAGAAACCAATTACTTCGTCTTCCAGCTCGGGGAAGGTATATGGATAAGGTCGGTATACATGAATCTTTAGAGCTGCACATGGGACGGTACAGTCCGGGTTTCTTATGAACCCGGTACTTGTACCTGGAGTTGACCGGGTTTTCATATTGAGGATCGGTACCTGTACATGTACCTGGACCTGTACTTGTACCGGTTATACAGGTCCGGTTTTAACCGGGACCGGGTTTTTACCCATACTTCAATTGAACAAAATATCAACCCACAAATTaacctcaatttcaatctatgaaactttcaaactcagtagaatCCACAAAATTCAAACCAAATATCAGAACTCATGTTACAAAATCGATTAATGGTTCCTAAGAAACTGAGCAGAGATACAATTgaatgattatttgcatagagacataaacATAACTAAACATAAATTGAATTAAACCCCAAATTTAGCAATCATCTTCAAGAACCCCGTCTGCATCTTCAGATCGAAATACAAATTCATTCTTCATCAGATCTAATGCATCTCTCAGCAGCACCACTATATCTTCTCCATCTTCTGTAACAAATTAATTTGATGAATAAATTAATCTGCATCTAAAACCAAATCCATCTCAAATAAAACCCTAGCTCAGATTCAATAAtgcaattaaaaaaattaaactaaacattcaattaattatgaagaatccAGAGTTCATCAAACAAATTATCAAAAATCAGCTAAGTGATTTACTGATTTACTTTGATTGAGTCATACCTATATCGTTACTTTCATAACCATCTAGATGAAGCTTGAATTGAAATAGTACTAGCAgaagtagaagatgaagaagatgatgaattaaTGTCCGTAATGAGTTTCTGGGATTgggtttcttattcttctttgacGAAGATAGAGATTCAATCTTCATGGTTGATTTTATCTCCTCTCTGTGAAAGTAGACTTCAagtgagaaaagaagaaaaagaggcaACAAAGGAAGAACGAGTGAATTGAAGAGTGTTGTTCGATAGATAAGATGCCCTAAAAACCTAGAATCGATGGCTAGAAATCACTTAGATGGATGGTTATTATACACCGGGTTTTCTGGGTCCGGTGCTGCCGGGAATTGGGttagaaccggtacctgtactcgTACCCAACCGGTTCTGAAATCCATTCCTGGTCCCTGTACCGACTACACCGGTTCCAGTCCGGTTCCGGTTTTTTTTTTTCCGGTACTCCGGGTTCTTTGTGCAGCCTTATGAATCTGTCTTAAAAAATTGATTGATGTACCCTAGTAACCCTACTACTCTTTTACTATTATTCACCACACGGTTTCAGACTGTTGGGAGTTTAGTTTGTCCTTAACTAGGGCGCCTAAAACTTATCACTTGTGTGCACAGCTCATCTTTCCGATTTTTATTTCTATTTAATTCTTACTTTCCTACCTGTTTCTCAATTTGTGCCCTGAACAATTCGGGTGCACAAATGGCCATTTTTAAGTTTGTCTAATTGTAAATGATAGTAACACTCGATGGCACCATTGAATGTTACAGATGCATAGTATACTAGACAGACAAGGTTTGCTTGTTCTAGTCTTCTTCTTCAAATGCATTTGTTATGGAACGGTTGAGCTTTTGGCTTACATGACATAAGTTAGCTAAAATACACATGGCTTGCCGACTTGGTGTAGACGTGTATAGTATTGTCagttaaataaacctaaaatcccAGTGAGGTGCGGCGGTGGTACCAGTTTTTCCAGAATAGATACCTGAGATTTCATACCTGCATGCTGCATGTGCACGAACCAGAAAATTGTTGAGGTTTTGGTTTTAGACTAGCACCACGTAGAGAATCACTTCGTACCCAAATTTTTTATAATGCTTCAAAGATTTTGTTTAAGAGGTTTCTGTCATTACACCAGCATCCACGCTGCTGGTCCtccatttcatttctttttatCCCATGCTATTTAGGCCCTAATTTGTGCCACATATTTGAAGGTGATTTGAGCCTAATTTCTTACATGTACTTCTTTAGGCAGAATTAGAAAACGAAATTCGAAACTACTTGGTGCTCTTTATTAAGATTAGATTAATACAACCATCCAAGTGGCCAATCCATCCTTTAATGGAAGCTTCTATGAACAGAAATCTACTTATTAATTGTAAATGTGCACTTTGCGGTAACTACACTGAAATACCAACTGAGATAAAGTATAGTCGACAATACTGATTATATATTTGCTTAGTGCAAAAGTTGATTTATACATGCAACCCGACGATTTCACCATGCCTGTGAATCATATGTTGATCAATAACACCGACGGATCTATAGCTGGGCTAAAGGGGGCGTTAGCCCGGATAGTCCTCCCAATCCacaagtcaaaaaaaaaagaaaattttactcCACCAAGACTTCTAGCTCAGACCTTACAAGAAAATTTAGCCTTCCTGAATCCATCCTTGATCAATAATTTATCATTTTAGATCTAAATGTCAACAACAACATAAGTTATTTTGCGTATGAAGTTTCCTTTCCGTGGCTATCACAAAACTTTTAGTCATTATTTAACAGTAAAAAAGTGTTAATCGGTTAACGCATACCAACAGTAAAAACGCATTAGCACGGATTCTCTGGAATCAGAACTTGAatattgaaaaggaaaaaaagaaaaagcaaggAAGGAGACAACTGGATGTAAATCAGAGTCAGCAAAAGAGATAAGACAAATAAAAGGATAAGAATGTCAAATAAGATCCAGATTTTTTACAAATTTTTAACTCCAAAAGACAATATTCATTTTCTCAATCCTGATTGGACTGTGAATTTACCTCTTAACCATGGTCATATTATCTTCCAAATTGCAAAACAGGAAAACTGGACCCTATAAAACCTCACCTTCCTTTCTCATTCATTTTTTATAACAATTCAACAAACAAAAAAACCTCATTCATTCATATCTCTCAATCTCTGCTCACCACATAAACAAAAATGTTTGCTCAAACTTCCTCCCTTTCAAGTGTGATCCCCAATTCTTCTCCATTTTCGTTTTCTTGTGATCAATTCTCTGGACCTAAATCTCCTACTTCTCCATCAAGTGTTAGATTTCGTCAACCTACAATCACTGCAGCTGCTTGTAGTACTTATTCTTCTTCGGATACAGCACAATCACCGCCACATCTGTTCATGTCTTCAGCCTCATCGTCTCTTTATGAAGTTCTTGGAATTCCGATGGGAGCATCAGGGAATGAAATTAAATCTGCTTACCGGAAATTAGCAAGAGTTTGTCATCCGGATGTTGTCGCAATGGATAGAAAAGATAATTCTGCTGATACGTTTATGAAAATTCATGCTGCTTATTCTACTCTTTCTGATCCTGAAAAAAGAGCTGATTATGATCGAAAGCTGTTTaaatctgcttcttcttcttcttcatcgttttctttttcttctagacAATCAACTACGTCGTCTTCTGGTTATACCCGTAGCCGGAACTGGGAAACCGATCAGTGTTGGTAGAGTGCTGGATCAAGAATTTTAAGCATTGATTCTAGGAAATATTAACTCCAGAGAGTAAAAACAGAGGGAAACTCTTAGAATTAGTGTTACTAAGAAGAAAATACGAAAGTTAATTTTGTAAATTTTGAAGATTAGTCATCtagaaatcaaggaagaagatgtcAGTTTTAAGGATCAGATCTTGTTCAGCATCAGTTGATTTGTACTGTACGGGGAAATCAACAGGGAAATGTCAGAAATGATGAATTAGATTTTCCTGATAGTTTTCTTTGATTACGATTGAGAAATTCTTATTCAATCGTAGATTTAAAATATGATGTATTTGGTCTTTGAAGTTTTAGTTTGACTGATCGAATTGTATCACTGTAAATAGTAATGATAAGTACACAGTTTGAATAAAGACTTTATTTAGCGTTCCTTAAttacttgttttatttttctgTGAAGTGTTCAAGAATCACCACATGAGGTTCAAATCTTTCATGGCAGTACTAAGATAGATTTATTTCATAGTATAGTTTTTTATAAcagttgaaaacttttggtggcaACTTCTGTTAATCCGTTTTGAGGCTACCTGAAGAAGTTGTTTTCTGGCCGTTATGTAACTACAAATTGACCGTTTTTAACGGTCATCTTAATTTCAAATAATTGGTAACAGTATTTTTACTGCAGGCGAGTTGGGTTGATCTGTTAGTGTACCTTGAAATCAACATACTGTATAACTTTAGTGTATCTTCTTCAACTGCATAGTACTACTAATTCATTTTCATTGAGAAATTTATGATGGTGTTCCGCCTGTGTAACTTATACGGCCTGTACCTAAGCCAGGATAAAAGGAGTGAGTTGTGTCGAATCGAGCAAGCTGCCGTAAAATCTACGTTCCCAGCCTCCTAGGAGAAAAGTAGAACAAACATTCTAATTTCTATTCATGTACAATACTACATATTTTGTTAGGCCATTTGTACAAGGACTTGTTAGTGAGGAGTCTTTTTGGCCTAATGCCTACTTCCACTTTGCCTGCACAAATACCATTCCGGAGAGGATAAAGGTTACTGcgtcatccatggatggcaacTGCTAGTTTTCTGAGGCTTATATGAAAAGAAGCTAAGGTTgatattgatcaaaaaaaaaaaagaagctaagGTTGATTTGTCGTGGCTACATTTTCTTGGTGCATGCCAAAACATTGCAATCAGTCTATTCTAAACCTTTGAACTCTTAACAATATCTTGACACAGTTTCATATCTAGTTCCCATCGAGTTCAAATTATTGAATTGTGATTCTTCGTTATTTTCCACAGTTTTTGGTACTATATCAAATGAAATTCTTGTGATTGATTATCAAGATAAAATAATCTCGCCTACCCTTTTCGCATAATTGTATTActataattttttaatttattaaacTATACAAACCTAAAGATTCCTTggttgatttttatatactaccAAGATCGGAAAATTCTCTTGGAAATAAAATAAGCAAAATAAAATCGGAATCCTTCACAGTTCACATGCACACCCCACCGGTGGGACTAGGAGGTGAATTAAAGCGGAGTCTAATTAGACTGCTTCAGAGAGGGAAGACGGAACAAACTAGTGATCGACATCTGTACATAAACTTCCCTGGAGGGACCTACATCGTCTCGTTCATGAATATCCCTTATCCACAGTGCTGTGAATCTTGTGATATGAGTTTTGAAGTCTCTTCCATTATTTGTGGTCCTATCCCCGACTTCGAACTTGTTTGTTTGTAgttgactcggcgtctgaatctgagtcaatccctgactcggaccgaatcagcagtcagaccgtttgttttttattttgagtcagatctgactcgacctctgactcagacataatccCTGagtcggactcatttgagtcaggtaacaaaatacctctgactcatgggaccaaactactgactcacttattttcgagtcagatgagtcagatctgactcaaaacaaacatatcgactcagatccagatgagtcagatgatttcactcagatccagatgattcagatgagtcagaaataaacaaacatggttTTAGGGGACGCTGCTGCTGGACGCTGACGGTGGCTGTGTCGGTCCAGTGTTTTTTGAGGTACTATTGCACAGAGACTGCAGATGAAAACCGGGTTAGATATTCCAGCAAATAGTCCCATTAGCTAGGAATATGATAGGAAAAGGGTGCTTTTCACTGGTGATGGTGGAGAACAAAAAGCAAAATGTACTGTTAACTCGAATCCTCCATTAACATTTGTCTTGTAACATTTTAAGCGTGTACTATATTTAAATTGTAGACTCTCCAAAATAATTAATAATGTGATTAGATTAGTTTCAACTTTCAAGGCTGCTATTAAAAAAGATTTACTTTGTGGAATTTAGTAATCTTATAAAGGCTTAGTCTTATGGGTGTTGGATTGTTTTAGGCACCTTAAGGGTTAGTCTTACGGGTGCTAACCTAGCAGCTAGATTTACGGTCCACGTCATTTGGGACCGCTGTCaagcgttgtttggttcagcgctttaaatctcaactgttagatcagaAAATTAATCTTCCAGAGCCGAATCATTCAGCATAAGGGTCATCTTTTGATTCAgcgcttcaatctcgctgctagttgaactgcgagcacatGTTAgaagagaactagtgttaacaaataggtcacacttttttttttgaattgcaacacttagCTGCTAACTTAACGGCTCAATCAAGCCCATATGACTTAACCTAAAGATTAGTTTGTATTCTTATGTTATATTGGTACATATATATGTTGCATTCAAAGTCTAATCCTAAGGTAAATTTTATCAAAGCTGTTTATTTACATAtactatttcattaattcttccTACGATTTTTCGCAGTACCGACTGAGAAAAACATCTATAAAATTAGAAATTGCATAAGTCAGTTTCCATATCGAGCAACGATGAAGACGTTAGCTCGACAAAAATATAATCTTGATGAACGTATGTTTGACTATCCGCCATGGACATACGGAAATATGGAGCAACTTCTTCCTTCCTCGTGTTCTAGAATCTGAAATCCTCTAAAGTTCTTCGGTTGATTGTAATCTTTTGATCCTATAAAGAAAAAAAGTGTGTCGgagaaagaaaagtaaaaaagtgGCAGAAAAAGGTTATACAACCCTTCTAGATGTTTTTTTTCCGTCCCTAAAGCGTAACCTTCTA includes the following:
- the LOC113288895 gene encoding chaperone protein dnaJ 11, chloroplastic-like, translated to MFAQTSSLSSVIPNSSPFSFSCDQFSGPKSPTSPSSVRFRQPTITAAACSTYSSSDTAQSPPHLFMSSASSSLYEVLGIPMGASGNEIKSAYRKLARVCHPDVVAMDRKDNSADTFMKIHAAYSTLSDPEKRADYDRKLFKSASSSSSSFSFSSRQSTTSSSGYTRSRNWETDQCW